Genomic segment of Passer domesticus isolate bPasDom1 chromosome 4, bPasDom1.hap1, whole genome shotgun sequence:
CCATCACTGTTTCACCAAAGCTACAGAGCTGAAGGATGAGGTATTAGTGGATACCACCACCTCCTGCAGATCCCACACCATCAACATGGTTtctttcagcacagagcagcgcagagagactgatcagcaCTCACCCCCTTGATGTTTTCAAAAAGCCATGTCTCTTCcactcagggctgtgcctggtCCATCTTCCCCAGTAGTAGGGAAGGATTTTACcttctgcagggctggcaccacTGGTGAGACATGCTGCATTCCCCTCCAGGGAGGCAAAGGGCTTCTGGTAACCAGTGCAGGCAGGAGGCTCCACGTGGGCCTCCTACAGCCTTTTCCTAAGTATGTTCTTCTTCCCCCAGCCAGGAACATCTGACTCTGCCAAGTTGTGGATGCATAAGTTGCCAGCTCCTCTCACTGGAAGCTAATAGCTAGCTCACTGAACAAAGAAAATCCAATTTGGCAAAAAAAGCAAGCAGTCTTATTCTAGTTTCTcatattttttccctgctaGTGCAGTTCATCAGACTTTTCACTGATTTATACCTTGGATGCAAGAAGAGTTTCAGACTCAAGGTTATTCTCCTGTCAGATGTAGGCATGTCCTTGCTCTAACACAGAATGAAAGGGCTTATGAGCAGTGGATGTTCAAAGGGAAtgagacatggagctcctggagcaggtccagtgCAGGGCAATGAAGATGATTAAGGGAGGATGACAGGCTGAGGGAGTagggcctgttcagcctcaagAAGAGACAACTGAGAGGGGAAGTCATCAACATTTATAAGTATCTGAAGGAAGGATGTCAAGAGGAGGGTCACTGGTGCCAAGCAATAGGCCATAAGGCAGTGGGCACAAACTGGTGCACAGGAACTCCCACCTGAACACAAGGAAGAACTTTACCGTGCAGGTgacagcactggaacagattgcccagagagggtgtggagtcttcctccctggaaatatccAAGAACTGTCTGGATgaaatcctgtgccatgtgctctaggatgaccctgcttgagcagggaggttggaccagatgagccactgtggtcccttccagcctgacccattTTGTGGTTATGTGAGTGTTCACATCTGTATGACAATTATGTGGGCAGTGGTGGGCCACAAGACCCCAGGTGCCTGGAGAATGAGGCTCCTTCTGGTAAGTATCTTTGATGAATTGTTTCTAAAAGCCTGATGGCACCTTagggtttattttttcccctttacttCAAGAGGACCACTAGAAAATTAAATGATTGTACTTTCCTTTGCTGTAGCAGAGCTTAAAGGGGAAATTAGCTTGGGAGCTCATACACTGCTCACTGAATTCAGCAGGGCCTTTCCTGCCAGCTTCAGTGGAAGTTCTGGAACCAGCTCTCTATCAAAGGTGACTTTGATTTTCTGTGGTTGTGTGGGCCTTTCCTTCCATTTCTCTGTGGGGAATAGCTTTGGGAGGCTTCAGAGTTCAGATGAAATATTTGCTGTAGCTATCCCTCAGCTTAGTTTCTTCCTTGCATCATGACTGTTCCTCTCTTTTACAGCTGGCAGCTGTAATCACAGCTGGCCTCCTCCTGCTCTACATCCTGCTGTGCTACGAGGATTTCCATTTCCACGTGGCTCATGTGTATGCTCGCCTGGGGTACCCCAATGCCCAGCACATCCTGGGACAGAGGTATTTGCAAGGTAATGTTTCTCCAATCTGTGGCTAATTTGCTGTCAGAGTGTGCATGCTTAAACAAACGTGGCTTTGTGGCACCAACACCCTGCTGGATTTTGGACACTGTATCTTATAACCTGTGTGTGACTTTGCTACCTTGTCTCACACCCAGGAGCTGGAGTGGAAAAAAATGAGGACATGGCCATGCACTGGTTCAGGTGAGGCTCAAAAATCCCCCAAGCAATTCCTGTCATGGGAAATTGGCTTCTTCTGGGGGAAGGCTACTTGTGGTatgggaggaagaaaaagctgGCAGTGCTTTGGGGGGAAATCTGCACTGAGCTGTTCTGTGCTGGTGGGAAGGAGGTTCATaggtggcagcagggacagtggcAGCTCCTGGCTTCTCACTGTGGGTTGCACTATGCTTTGCTCCACTTTTCCCACCTGCTACTGCTCTTGTTTTTAATCAGTGGGAAGAAAGGAAGTATCTTGGAAGTGGGAGTGCAGAgggatgctggtgctgctgtatggctttttggggaggtttgagCTGCAGGTGGGCAGCAGGAAGAATGCACACGTGCAGGAAGGGAgtcagccaggagctgctgaggcaaTGGGAAATCAAGTTACAGCAGTGTATTATTTTCCTGCTCTCAGCACACCCTCCCAAGAGGCTTCTGCCCACAAGAGTGACACAGCCATGCCTGTGTGTGCATTTGCTGTGGTACCCATAGTGGTTACACCTGTGGTGGGAGcctgggctgtgtcccctgaaaTCCTACCATTCTTGGTGAGAAATGGGAAGGATTGAGGACAGGGAAATTTACTGTGCTACCCAAAAAGCAAGGGGAGAGAGGTAGGCATGTTGGACAGtatctctgcctgcccaaggcaTAGAACAGCATCAAGCTGCAGGACTTTTAGGGTTGAAATAACTATGCCTGTGACAGCAGGAGATGTAAATCAAGGAGAAATCATTACAGATGTCCATACCAACAGAAATGCTGAAGCCTTCATGCTTTTCTAAAGAAAGATGTTTCCGAAATCAAGGCCTGAAATTTCAGAGGAGTCACATATCAAAAAGTGAATTATACATAACTTTTCCCTTATTTGCTCTGTCCTGCGTTAATCTCAGCTAGCAACTAAGTACCGTGCAGCTGCTCACTGGTTTCTCCTCTCATCTCCCATTCCTGTGGGAGGAGAATTAATAAAACGTAAAATCCGTGGGTTGAGATAATAGCAGCGTGATAattgaaataaagtaaaatataacAATAGTAACAAAAGAGAGGAATAAACCCCAAGAAACAGAAGTGATGCACAACACAATTGCTCACCACACTGACCCgtgcgcagcctgtccctgacGAGCAGTCAGCAGCTCCTGACCAGCCCCCAGTTCATACACTGACCATGGTGCTCCATGGGACGGAATTGCCCTTGGCACATTCAGGtttgctgtcctggctgtgctccctccctgcttctTGTGCACCTGCTCACTGCCAGAGCATGGGAAACTGAAAGAATCTGGATTTAGggtaagcactgctcagcagcagctgaagtatCAGTGTGTTACCAGCATTATTCTCATACTGAatccagagcacagcactgtaccagctgCTCGGGAGAAAAGTGACTCAGCCAAAACCAACTCTTACCTTGCTTGAAAACATTCAAACTCCAgttttcttcccctgtacttCTCTTACCATTTTCTGTGCTTGTCTCCTCCTGGCCGTAGGCAGGCTGCGGGGCAGGGCCATCCCCACTCCTCCTTCAACCTGGCGCTGGGGACACTCCGAAACATGACCGTGGCACTTGAAGAAGGGTAACCTGAGATGATCCTCTTCCTTCTACTACAGCTTCATtctcagctcctcctggggAGGGGGGCAAACCTGGTGCTGTAGGTACTCCATGCACAAAGCCACGCCAGCATTTCTGATGCCCTCTTTTTGTATTGTCAGTAATGCAGCCCTacctgcagcagggaaatggaaataatgacattttaaaacttGGGTCTCACAGTACCTAAAATGGCCATGGTCTGATTGCATATGTTTTTCCATTATGATTTCCCAATGAAGGCAAGGGACAAGACCTACTGGTATAGAAAGAGCTATTGAAGTGACATGTGGATTTTCTGCTATAAAGACCTGTCTTTCTCTTGTAAGGGAGTTCCCTTTTCACTCTCCTTCCATGCAGTGGGGTCAATGAGAAGCTTTCCTGTTGACTGCCTGGGGGTTGGGTTGGAACTGCCTGGGATGAGCTTCTCTCCCTGATGTGCAAGTGCATTTTGCATGCCAGTGTTCCCAGCAAGGCCCACAGACTGAGAAAACTCACCTTGTGCTTCGTACAGTCACAAGGCAACTTGTCCTAGGGCTAAGTGAAGCTGAGGAAACTGATCCCATCACAGTGAAACCCAGCTCTTTTTTGATTTCATTTATTGTTTCCTGTAATTGTTTCATTTAgattgttttcatttgcttcagGCCTGAAAATTAAAACTGAGGTTGGATAGAGCAGTTGTACACTAAATGAAGCTAAAAAAAGCATTGTTTAGACAAACCTTGTGATTTGAAGCCAGTGCATTTTGTTTGAGTCTCCACTGCATATTGCATGATCAGACTCACATATTGGGTGGTATTTTAAGATCTCCAAAACCATTTCTCCTTCAATTAAGATGAGAAAATCACTAAACCTAGAACATATGTGCTCAGACCACaggaaaaagcagaaggaaaatcaGATAATTTTCTGAATAGGGGAAGAGTTAACTTTACAGATGTTTTCATATCCAGTAGCTGTGTTCCTTCTAAAAAAGCCTGTGTAGTTAAAATTTAGCTAGGAATGAATTTAGGACTTGCTCCTATATTTTCTTGAGGAATCTTTCATGTCCTTCAGGGAAGTGGAGAAGCTCCTCAGCGTGGCAGCAGCCCATGGGGTCCTAGAAGCTCAGCAACTTTTGGAAAACATCTTTAAAAGCAGAAACCTTCCTTGAGTGACTGCTGCAACACCAGTGCTCATCCAACCTTGCCTTCTTCTGCACTCAGCTACCCTGCTGAGTGTCTAGTCTTCAGGAATTTGAGTAATTCACTGCACATTACATCgctttgtgctgcatctccatGGTCAGGCCTATAGCAgtcatgtgctgctgctcattCTCCATTTGCTTCCTGGCTTGCCCCTTCTGAAGACCACTGGAAAGGTGAGGTGGAGGAGATCAATAGCCTTTAAAGTCATGCTGATGACAAACatatgaatattttttaaaaaactcccATCACTGTTGCAACCAACTCATCTGCTAATGCTAAGTTAGATCCAAATATTGATCTGGGCTTGGTGCAGCATTGCTTGCGTGTTTGTGACACCTTTCATGCTCTGCTTAGGCATTGTGATAACTGATCACAGCTAAGGTTTTATCACTGTAAATCAGCATGACATACACATATGATCCATTTGTACTGGAAATGACAGTGatttaatagaaaatataaattatgcTCTCACTTAACAGCTATTGTTCCTTATCAACATTACCATTGTCATGCCAGTTCTGGGGAAAAGTAATTCAATTTAATGGAAACTGCCTTCATTTTCAGGGTGGTCGCAGTTTAAAACCACAGTGAGCAATTGCATTTCACGGGAAGTGCACTCACTAAACAAAGACCTGCAGAGTTTGGCTAGCAATAAAATTGTTTCCCAGGGCTTTGTTGGTGTGCAATGTTTCCCTTCTTCCTACCATGATTATTCAGCTCACTTGTTGCATGACACAAGGTCCTGCAGTCCCCCTGGGTGCATGAGGCCACACTTGTTCTCAGGTGAGCCTGAAAACAAGGGGCTGCCTCCGAGGGAACAAATGGGACAGCAGGTCCATGGTGGCGTCCAAGCTTTGGTTTCTGGGAATTGCTATTGTGCCATGTCTCATAGGCAAAGGCATGAAGGATTTTATCCAGGTTTTCCTGTCCCCTCTTGGATGTCAGCCTCAGTATCTTTCTAGGTGATCCTGGCCACCCCAGGTGATCTAGGTGATCCTGGGGGAcatcctgcaggcacagcatgCCAGCACACTGGAGACTGGTGGAGGCTGTGTGGTGGCCACACATTAAGGAAGGGATGGCTGGGCTTTGCCTCTTCTccacctggctgtccccaggctgggctcctcAGGGCCAGCTCTCTATCCTGCTCCAGATATccagagaggagagagaggagagctgTGGCCTGGCTGtcctgcctcccccagctcGTCCCTGTCAGCATGCTGCACAGCAGTGCTCTCTGGTGCACTGCAGCTGCCTGCTCCCCACActcctctcccttctccttcccttctgtGCTCCCTCCCACACAGCCCTTTATTAAATCTGGTACCACAGactgcacagcagagcagagctccaggtgAGTTTCTCTGTTTCCTACTCCTCAAACAGAAAAGCAAGACACCATTTGCCAACTCAAAAAGGAGCTTATTTCCATGGTCTCTGTGGTCCATGCCCTGAGCCAGCACCCTTTGAAGGCAGGGGAATATTTCCCTTGGTGTGAGATTGTGCTGCATCACATCTCATACCCTGCCCTTTTTTTCTCATGGAGTAAACATAcatgagcagcagctcctgatttAGAAACCAGACCTGTGCTTTACATCTCAGAGAGGTGCACCAATTAAGTGCACCAGGCATCCTTTCCAGGCCTGTGGCACCCTCCTTTCTGTGCCTGTGAGCAGGAAAACCTTGTCTTTGTGTCCTCAAAACAGCACCCAATGGGCGAGTAACATGAGAAGCTGTCTCCAAAACCCCACTGTAACCCAGAACGAGTGTGTGCTGCCACTCCTCTACCCCAAAATCATCCTCCTTGTTTACTCCATCCTCCCTAACCACAGCAGCCAATGTCAGAGGGGCATCCAGGCATGGCTGCAGAGAGCCATATCCTGCTGCACACTTCTAGTGATGGCCAAACTCAGGCACCTTTCACACCCTTCCTATTGCCACTGGGCCCAGGATGATGCTGTTGGTGGCCCAGATATGACATAAGCTCAGTGTACTCACCTGGGTATGTGAGGAGCAAATACACTGAGGGCCTGGTGAGCAGGGTCATTGCATTTCACAGCAAGTTGCTGAATTgcccctggctggatgccagacACCCATCAAAACCCTTCTGTCATTTCCCCTTTGCAATTGaactggggagagaaaatatagcTAAATGTTCATGAGTTAAGGACTGGGAGACATCACTCATCAAATactgtcacaggcaaaacaaACTGAACTTGGGGATATTAATTAAATCTATTactaaaaaaacaaagcagaataataaaaaataagataaaGTTTAAAACAAGCttcctcctcatccctccctccttccctggctctacttcctctcctcccagcagtgcagaaagatggggaatGGGGGTTATGGTCAGTGCACCACAGCTgtttctgccactgctgccacctCAGGGAGAGCAgtcctgctccagtgtggggtccctcccagaGGAGATGGTTCTCCACTGACTGCTCCAACGTAGGTCACTTTTCACGAGGTGCATTCTGCTCTTCTTTGGCCACAATTACATCTGTGCAataacttttttccccttcttaatTACATTATCACAAAGGCATTTCTCTCATTCCCGACTAGCCAGCCTTAGCCAGCAGCACATGTGCCTTGGGACCAGCTGGCATTGGCTCCATCAGACAtaggggaagcttctggcagcttctcacagaaaccACCCCATACAACCCCCCACTATCAAAATATGGTCACACAGGACTTAAAAATTCACCTTTTTCAGTCCCCCAGCCAAAATGAGAGAGCAGGTTTTTTATGCTGATCAATTTTCCCACCTGAGCCATGTCATTGGCCAACAACAAAATGGGCATTAGCACCAACCACAAGATTCTGCAGCTACCAGGCAACAAGTCAGCCTCAAGGTTCATTCTGCCTTCACTTCAGTGACAAGGTGTAATTCTTCTGtttgctttcttaaaaaaaaaaaagctgttttggAATACAACATATCTGCAGTAATTTCCTTACTGGTATACATGGTCTTGTACAATGGGTGAGTGACCTGTCATCCAGTGCTATCCAGGTGGCCCCCTTTACTAAAAAAAAGTAGCAACAGCTGTACAATTGCAAACAACTTTGCATATGATTCAACAGAATGAAAACAATTGTTGGTTTAATAAAGTCACTTGTCAAACAGCAGCAGGGGGAAGGCATTGGAACTCAAGGTGGTACGAGATTTTACCAGAAAAAGATGTTCACTGTTTTCCTGCAATTTACAGAATTAGTGCTTGCATTTTTAGCCATACACACCTCCCCCTGAAACACAGGGGTGTCCCACCCTAGTTGCTGTCCATACCATTTCGCCctgcattttctttcagttcatGATTTTGCACTTGATGGCTGAGAGTGCACACATTCCCCTTCCtccacttttttccctttttcttcccaGACCTGACTTGCCATGGCTGTTGTGGCAGATGTGGG
This window contains:
- the LOC135298905 gene encoding sel1-repeat-containing protein YbeT-like isoform X3, which translates into the protein MEHKGHMAALAAVITAGLLLLYILLCYEDFHFHVAHVYARLGYPNAQHILGQRYLQGAGVEKNEDMAMHWFRQAAGQGHPHSSFNLALGTLRNMTVALEEGEVEKLLSVAAAHGVLEAQQLLENIFKSRNLP
- the LOC135298905 gene encoding secretory immunoglobulin A-binding protein EsiB-like isoform X1, producing MGDTKAAARWRRQGRGRADTWGANPPLGGGNPQPPSSAWSSWELAAVITAGLLLLYILLCYEDFHFHVAHVYARLGYPNAQHILGQRYLQGAGVEKNEDMAMHWFRQAAGQGHPHSSFNLALGTLRNMTVALEEGEVEKLLSVAAAHGVLEAQQLLENIFKSRNLP
- the LOC135298905 gene encoding secretory immunoglobulin A-binding protein EsiB-like isoform X2, producing MSHCGPFQPDPFCGYVSVHICMTIMWAVVGHKTPGAWRMRLLLLAAVITAGLLLLYILLCYEDFHFHVAHVYARLGYPNAQHILGQRYLQGAGVEKNEDMAMHWFRQAAGQGHPHSSFNLALGTLRNMTVALEEGEVEKLLSVAAAHGVLEAQQLLENIFKSRNLP